In one Mucilaginibacter ginsenosidivorax genomic region, the following are encoded:
- a CDS encoding cation diffusion facilitator family transporter, whose product MASSNKSIYAALAANLLIALTKFAAGFFSNSAAMVAEGVHSVVDTANQVLLLFGLYQSRKKPDAKHPFGYGKELYFYSFIVSILIFGLGGGVSIYQGIAHIITPEVPGNPAWNYAVLGMSVIFEGSSLLIAAKEFNKLRGELSWWQAIVKSKDPSTFLVLFEDSAAVIGLVIVAVCMFIGHTYHINYLDGLASLLVGLVLIFVSIILARESRSLLMGEGIGATTKKHIIKIVEQDDDVLKLMHLMSTYQSPTEVLLMLIISFKSNLDTAGINNAIIRIRNRVKDEYNLIHFVIIQPDTFMEKVSPNMQLYV is encoded by the coding sequence ATGGCATCATCAAACAAGTCTATTTACGCTGCGCTGGCCGCAAATTTGCTTATTGCCTTAACCAAGTTTGCAGCAGGTTTTTTTAGTAACAGCGCCGCAATGGTGGCCGAAGGCGTACACTCTGTGGTTGATACAGCCAACCAGGTATTATTATTGTTTGGGTTGTACCAAAGCCGTAAAAAGCCCGATGCAAAACATCCCTTCGGTTATGGTAAGGAGCTGTATTTTTATTCGTTCATCGTGTCGATACTCATATTTGGCCTCGGCGGGGGAGTTTCTATTTACCAGGGTATTGCTCATATCATTACGCCCGAAGTTCCGGGTAACCCGGCATGGAATTACGCGGTATTGGGCATGTCGGTAATTTTCGAGGGATCATCGTTGTTAATAGCAGCTAAAGAGTTTAACAAGCTGCGTGGCGAGCTCTCGTGGTGGCAGGCTATTGTCAAGAGTAAAGATCCTTCTACCTTTTTAGTGCTGTTTGAAGACAGCGCCGCTGTAATAGGCCTGGTTATCGTAGCTGTTTGTATGTTTATTGGCCATACTTACCACATCAACTATCTTGATGGGCTGGCTTCATTGCTGGTTGGTTTAGTGCTCATATTTGTTTCTATCATACTGGCGCGCGAAAGCCGCAGTTTGCTTATGGGCGAGGGTATAGGCGCAACCACCAAAAAACACATCATTAAAATTGTAGAGCAGGATGATGACGTTTTAAAGCTTATGCACCTCATGTCAACCTATCAATCGCCCACCGAGGTATTGCTGATGCTCATTATTTCGTTTAAAAGCAACCTGGACACTGCGGGTATCAATAATGCCATTATTCGCATTCGCAACCGAGTGAAAGATGAGTATAATCTCATTCATTTTGTTATTATCCAACCCGATACCTTTATGGAAAAGGTGAGCCCCAATATGCAGCTATATGTTTAA
- a CDS encoding YbjQ family protein, translated as MDTSLITTSTGLDGYRVVKHLGVVRGITVRSRSALGNIAGGFQSLFGGRLSIYVELCENAREEAYQLLIQHAQAIGANAIINMRYDANEVMQGITEVLAYGTAVVVEKV; from the coding sequence ATGGATACTTCGCTTATTACAACCAGTACCGGGTTAGACGGGTACCGGGTAGTTAAACATTTAGGTGTTGTACGTGGTATTACGGTACGCAGCCGAAGCGCGCTTGGCAACATTGCCGGTGGTTTTCAGTCGCTTTTTGGCGGCAGGCTTTCTATTTATGTTGAACTTTGCGAAAATGCACGCGAAGAAGCTTACCAGCTTTTAATTCAGCATGCGCAAGCTATTGGGGCAAATGCCATTATCAACATGCGTTACGATGCTAACGAAGTAATGCAGGGCATTACCGAAGTATTGGCATACGGCACAGCTGTTGTGGTCGAAAAAGTTTGA
- a CDS encoding oxygenase MpaB family protein, translated as MEYFVSEDSIVRKIWGKADTILFIFAGAAAEFALNKAVDWLYFTGRLPADPLGRLFSTVEYSRQIIFSDQESALKAIDRITAIHKGVENNRGAQIPDWAYRDVLFLLIDLSIRSYELLERKLTQAEKGQTFMVFNRVGERMGLAGLPKTYFEYLDMRDEHLRHNLVHGELTLDLYRQYKKHLGTSRYAVLKQAQLLVVPPLVGRHLPLGKLPWLLVVIWTYKFLRMLKVETFLRNALLPVAYKAQIISMDNSQT; from the coding sequence ATGGAATATTTTGTAAGCGAGGATTCGATAGTGCGGAAAATTTGGGGCAAGGCCGATACCATCCTGTTTATTTTTGCTGGCGCGGCAGCCGAGTTTGCCTTAAACAAAGCGGTTGACTGGCTGTATTTTACCGGCCGTCTGCCTGCCGACCCGCTTGGACGTTTATTTTCGACCGTTGAATATTCAAGGCAGATCATTTTTTCGGACCAGGAATCGGCTTTAAAAGCCATCGACCGGATAACCGCCATTCACAAAGGTGTAGAAAATAACCGCGGCGCACAGATTCCGGATTGGGCGTACCGCGATGTATTGTTCCTCTTAATTGACCTGTCTATCCGGTCGTATGAACTATTGGAGCGCAAGTTAACCCAGGCCGAAAAGGGTCAAACATTTATGGTTTTTAACCGGGTAGGCGAGCGTATGGGGCTTGCGGGTTTGCCAAAAACGTACTTTGAATACCTGGATATGCGCGATGAACATTTACGGCATAACCTGGTTCATGGCGAATTAACTTTAGATTTATACCGCCAATATAAAAAACACCTTGGCACTTCCCGTTATGCGGTGTTAAAACAGGCGCAATTGCTGGTGGTACCGCCATTGGTAGGCAGGCATCTTCCGTTAGGAAAACTGCCCTGGCTTTTAGTGGTGATATGGACTTATAAATTTTTGAGAATGCTTAAGGTGGAAACCTTTTTACGCAATGCCCTGCTCCCGGTGGCTTATAAAGCCCAGATCATCAGTATGGACAATTCGCAGACTTAA
- the ppnP gene encoding pyrimidine/purine nucleoside phosphorylase yields MIHVNEYFEGTVKSLGYTSAEGKSTIGVMEKGEYEFGTSSHESMTIIEGQLEVLLPGEEGWESYTTGQSFEVEANTKFKVKTNVQSSYLCKYR; encoded by the coding sequence ATGATTCACGTAAACGAATATTTTGAAGGAACAGTAAAATCACTGGGTTATACCAGTGCCGAAGGTAAAAGCACCATTGGTGTAATGGAAAAAGGAGAGTATGAATTTGGCACATCGAGCCACGAAAGCATGACCATTATTGAGGGCCAGCTGGAGGTGTTGCTGCCTGGCGAAGAAGGATGGGAAAGCTATACGACCGGCCAATCATTTGAAGTTGAGGCCAATACCAAATTCAAAGTAAAAACAAACGTGCAAAGCTCCTATTTGTGTAAATACAGGTAA